The following are encoded together in the Gordonia insulae genome:
- a CDS encoding cytochrome c oxidase assembly protein yields MHHNTVPDVWSSWTATPLVWALLAIATLCYLLAVRRADHWPQVRTVCWFVAIAGFVVALNSGLATFAHHLFWAHMVVHLVMITVIPVFLVFAQPIRLATVALDRRGARRVERFMDSRAIRFVTAPYLTVPLYTAVLVLTHLTGFQQRMAEHMWIHDAELVLYLVSGYLMLLPLIGDELTGHDYTYLVRFATLLLSMGADTFVGVILMLTGYDLAPGFAQSRMGWPAHAILNPSAMNDQSAAGAIMWWAGDGLMMVLLVVLAWQWIRAEGLGRGRQVSAAEHLGTRRPSFLESARQDALGAESIRVDDDDAALAAYNARLAALNGHSARER; encoded by the coding sequence ATGCACCACAACACGGTGCCCGACGTCTGGTCGTCGTGGACGGCGACCCCGCTCGTCTGGGCACTCCTGGCAATCGCGACGCTCTGCTATCTCCTCGCCGTTCGCCGCGCCGACCACTGGCCGCAGGTGCGCACCGTGTGCTGGTTCGTCGCGATCGCCGGATTCGTCGTCGCACTCAACTCCGGCCTCGCGACATTCGCCCACCATCTGTTCTGGGCGCACATGGTGGTGCACCTGGTGATGATCACCGTGATCCCGGTGTTCCTGGTGTTCGCACAACCGATCCGGTTGGCCACGGTCGCCCTCGACCGGCGCGGCGCGCGTCGCGTCGAACGATTCATGGACAGCCGCGCCATACGGTTCGTGACGGCGCCCTACCTCACGGTCCCCCTGTACACCGCCGTGCTGGTGCTCACGCACCTCACCGGTTTCCAACAGCGGATGGCCGAGCACATGTGGATCCACGACGCCGAACTCGTGCTCTACCTGGTGAGCGGCTACCTGATGCTGCTACCACTCATCGGCGACGAGCTCACCGGCCACGACTACACGTACCTGGTCAGGTTCGCCACCTTGTTGCTGTCGATGGGTGCGGACACGTTTGTCGGCGTCATCCTCATGCTGACCGGCTACGACCTGGCCCCGGGTTTCGCGCAGTCCCGGATGGGCTGGCCCGCACACGCGATCCTCAACCCGTCCGCGATGAACGACCAGAGCGCCGCCGGTGCCATCATGTGGTGGGCCGGCGACGGACTGATGATGGTGCTGCTGGTTGTGCTCGCGTGGCAGTGGATCCGGGCCGAGGGACTCGGCCGGGGACGCCAGGTCTCCGCTGCCGAGCATCTCGGCACCCGGCGCCCGTCGTTCCTCGAATCCGCCCGGCAGGATGCGCTGGGCGCGGAATCCATCCGCGTCGACGACGATGATGCCGCGCTGGCCGCCTACAACGCGCGGCTGGCCGCCCTGAACGGACACAGCGCCCGCGAGAGGTGA
- a CDS encoding NDMA-dependent alcohol dehydrogenase: protein MKTKGAILRETGGPWVIEEFELGDPVAGEVQVKLVSSGLCHSDHHLRTGDSPVPFPVLGGHEGAGIVHKVGPGVTNLKEGDHVVTAFIPACGVCEPCSRGDQNFCDEGARLLSGLSISDNTHRAQTSAGEGLTQMCLLGTFAPYITVNQASLVKIEDDIPLKEAALLGCGVATGWGSAVEIGATHAGDVVVVVGIGGVGINSIQGAAAAGARIVAAVDPVPFKLQMAEKLGATHTFSSMEEALPVIGEISWGKMANTTILTVGEIDGSMIQPALSLTGKGGQVIVTGMGNFADSDAQMNLFELTLLQKRVQGAIFGGASPRTQVPTLLNEYRAGKLNLSDLVTQTYRLDQINEAYDDMLAGNNIRGMVVYEDEDY, encoded by the coding sequence ATGAAAACCAAGGGGGCAATTCTCCGCGAAACAGGTGGCCCGTGGGTCATCGAGGAATTCGAGCTCGGAGATCCGGTGGCCGGTGAGGTCCAGGTCAAACTGGTCAGCTCGGGCCTGTGCCATTCCGATCATCACCTCCGGACCGGCGACAGTCCGGTCCCGTTCCCGGTACTCGGCGGCCACGAGGGCGCCGGCATCGTGCACAAGGTCGGACCGGGCGTGACGAACCTGAAGGAGGGCGACCACGTCGTCACCGCCTTCATCCCGGCGTGTGGTGTGTGTGAGCCGTGTTCGCGTGGTGACCAGAACTTCTGCGACGAGGGCGCGCGGTTGCTGAGCGGTCTGTCCATCTCCGACAACACCCACCGTGCCCAGACCTCGGCGGGTGAGGGACTCACGCAGATGTGTCTGCTCGGCACATTCGCGCCCTACATCACCGTGAACCAGGCGTCCCTGGTCAAGATCGAGGACGACATCCCCCTGAAGGAAGCCGCGTTGCTCGGCTGTGGTGTCGCCACCGGATGGGGTTCGGCGGTGGAGATCGGTGCCACGCACGCCGGTGACGTCGTGGTGGTGGTCGGTATCGGTGGCGTCGGGATCAACTCGATCCAGGGCGCCGCGGCTGCCGGCGCGCGCATCGTCGCGGCCGTGGACCCGGTGCCGTTCAAGCTGCAGATGGCCGAGAAGTTGGGTGCCACGCACACGTTCTCCTCGATGGAGGAGGCGCTGCCCGTCATCGGCGAGATCAGCTGGGGCAAGATGGCCAACACGACCATCCTCACCGTCGGCGAGATCGACGGCTCGATGATCCAGCCCGCGCTCAGCCTCACCGGCAAGGGCGGTCAGGTGATCGTGACCGGTATGGGCAACTTCGCGGACAGCGACGCGCAGATGAACCTCTTCGAGCTCACATTGCTGCAGAAGCGGGTGCAGGGTGCCATCTTCGGTGGCGCGAGCCCGCGGACGCAGGTCCCGACGCTGCTCAACGAATACCGCGCCGGGAAGCTCAACCTCAGCGACCTCGTCACCCAGACCTACCGTCTGGATCAGATCAACGAGGCCTACGACGACATGCTGGCGGGCAACAACATCCGCGGCATGGTGGTGTACGAGGACGAGGACTACTGA
- a CDS encoding MMPL family transporter, whose product MASTPRLRWLIPALLLLAWIVIGGITGPYAGKLSGVATNDNSAFLPASAESTEVNNLLGGFSDTDAVPAIVIAERPSGLTPQDSAFLAEATAPLAGTEGFAERFSPPIPSEDGQAAQMIVPISTAGEPADTVEKLRDALSSPPDGLTVLVTGPAGQIADLGEAFGGIDGLLLLVAGSVVILILIVVYRSPILPFVVIISAIFALGLASGMVYLLAKNDVLELNGQSQGILFILVFGAATDYALLLVARFREELMTLDDKYAALKAAWRATIEPVAASAGTVILGVLCLLFSDLNSNRSLGPVAAIGIAASFLASMTFLPAALALLGRTAFWPLRPKHTDSSEPGSTHRFWAGIAERVAARPRVIWIVTLVVLLIGAAFAPSFKSDGIAQTDYFLGSVDSVDGAEIQARHFDAGSGSPTWVISQQAQGEQVLDAVRGVDGVANAALVEQAGQPVVVDGEVAVQATLVDNADSLAAQDTVERIRDAVHSIDGADALVGGTTAIDLDTRTTSIHDRNLIIPIVLLVVLAILMLLLRSIVAPLLLLATTVLSFATTLGVSALLFNGPFGFAGADPVVPLFAFVFLVALGIDYNIFLMTRVREEAKTHGTRDGMIRGLTATGGVITSAGVVLAATFAALAVIPLLFLAQIAFLVAFGVLIDTLIVRTLLVPALTLDIGKRVWWPNSLSR is encoded by the coding sequence ATGGCTTCGACGCCCCGGCTCCGCTGGCTCATCCCCGCCCTGTTGTTGCTCGCCTGGATCGTCATCGGCGGAATCACCGGCCCATACGCCGGCAAGCTGTCCGGGGTCGCGACCAACGACAACAGTGCGTTCCTGCCCGCATCGGCGGAGTCGACCGAGGTCAACAACCTGCTCGGCGGTTTCTCCGACACCGACGCCGTGCCCGCCATCGTCATCGCGGAACGGCCGTCCGGCCTCACGCCACAGGACTCGGCCTTCCTCGCCGAGGCCACCGCACCGCTCGCGGGCACCGAGGGTTTCGCCGAGCGGTTCTCACCGCCGATCCCGTCCGAGGACGGTCAGGCCGCCCAGATGATCGTGCCCATCTCGACGGCCGGTGAACCGGCGGACACCGTCGAGAAGTTGCGGGATGCGCTGTCCTCACCGCCGGACGGCCTCACCGTGCTGGTCACCGGTCCCGCCGGACAGATCGCCGACCTCGGCGAGGCGTTCGGCGGCATCGACGGCCTGCTCCTGCTCGTCGCGGGATCGGTGGTCATCCTGATCCTGATCGTCGTCTATCGCAGTCCGATCCTGCCGTTCGTGGTGATCATCTCCGCGATCTTCGCCCTGGGCCTCGCGTCCGGCATGGTCTATCTGCTGGCCAAGAACGACGTGCTGGAACTCAACGGGCAGAGCCAGGGCATCCTGTTCATCCTCGTCTTCGGCGCCGCCACCGACTACGCATTGCTCCTCGTCGCGCGGTTCCGCGAGGAACTCATGACGCTCGACGACAAGTACGCCGCCCTCAAGGCCGCGTGGCGGGCCACCATCGAACCGGTCGCCGCGTCGGCCGGGACCGTCATCCTCGGCGTGCTCTGCCTGCTGTTCTCCGACCTCAACTCCAACCGCAGCCTCGGTCCGGTCGCGGCGATCGGCATCGCCGCGTCCTTCCTGGCCTCGATGACCTTCCTGCCCGCGGCTCTCGCGCTGCTCGGCCGCACCGCCTTCTGGCCGCTGCGGCCCAAGCACACTGACAGTTCGGAGCCGGGCAGCACTCACCGCTTCTGGGCAGGCATCGCCGAGCGCGTCGCCGCCCGACCGCGCGTGATCTGGATCGTCACACTCGTGGTGCTGCTGATCGGCGCGGCCTTCGCCCCGAGCTTCAAGTCCGACGGCATCGCGCAGACCGACTATTTCCTCGGCTCGGTGGACTCCGTCGACGGTGCCGAGATCCAGGCACGCCATTTCGATGCCGGCAGCGGCTCCCCCACCTGGGTGATCTCCCAGCAGGCGCAGGGCGAGCAGGTGCTCGACGCCGTGCGCGGCGTGGACGGCGTGGCGAACGCGGCCCTCGTCGAACAGGCGGGGCAGCCTGTCGTCGTCGACGGCGAGGTGGCCGTGCAGGCGACCCTGGTCGACAACGCGGACTCCCTGGCCGCGCAGGACACGGTCGAACGCATCCGGGACGCCGTCCATTCGATCGACGGCGCAGACGCGCTGGTCGGCGGCACCACTGCCATCGATCTCGACACCCGGACCACGTCCATCCACGACCGCAACCTGATCATCCCGATCGTCCTGCTCGTGGTGCTGGCGATCCTGATGTTGCTGCTGCGGAGCATCGTCGCGCCGCTGCTGCTCCTCGCGACGACGGTGCTCTCGTTCGCGACCACCCTGGGCGTGTCGGCACTGCTGTTCAACGGTCCGTTCGGTTTCGCCGGCGCCGATCCGGTGGTGCCGCTGTTCGCGTTCGTGTTCCTCGTGGCGCTCGGCATCGACTACAACATCTTCCTCATGACCCGGGTCCGGGAGGAGGCCAAGACGCACGGCACCCGCGACGGCATGATCCGGGGCCTCACCGCGACCGGCGGTGTCATCACATCGGCGGGTGTCGTCCTCGCGGCGACGTTCGCCGCGCTGGCGGTGATCCCCCTGTTGTTCCTCGCGCAGATCGCCTTCCTCGTGGCGTTCGGTGTCCTCATCGACACGCTCATCGTCCGCACTCTGCTCGTTCCCGCCCTCACGCTCGACATCGGCAAGCGGGTGTGGTGGCCTAACTCGTTGTCTCGCTGA
- a CDS encoding potassium channel family protein, which yields MNADDLSRGPQDSAAPVPGLREGVGRRQVTLAIVRPIIAATILLTGYFLLPIAKESSANLIGLTIGAALLIAFCGWEIRHFVHSEFPVATAIEMLVAIAALYIVAFATTYYLFSEYGHGSFNEHLTRIDALYFCLTVFTTTGFGDIAADSQSARVAVSIQMASTLVLLGLGLRFLNLLVNARVRR from the coding sequence GTGAACGCCGACGACCTCTCGCGCGGCCCGCAGGACTCGGCCGCACCGGTACCCGGGCTGCGCGAGGGGGTCGGGCGTCGCCAGGTCACCCTGGCGATCGTGCGGCCGATCATCGCGGCCACGATCCTGCTGACCGGCTACTTCCTCTTGCCGATCGCCAAGGAGAGCTCGGCGAACCTGATCGGACTCACCATCGGCGCCGCGTTACTGATCGCCTTCTGTGGCTGGGAGATCCGACATTTCGTGCATTCGGAGTTCCCGGTCGCCACGGCCATCGAGATGCTCGTGGCGATCGCCGCCCTCTACATCGTCGCGTTCGCGACGACGTACTACCTCTTCTCGGAGTACGGGCACGGCAGCTTCAACGAACACCTGACCCGGATCGATGCGCTGTATTTCTGCCTGACCGTCTTCACCACAACGGGTTTCGGCGACATCGCGGCCGATTCCCAATCGGCCCGGGTGGCCGTGTCGATTCAGATGGCCAGCACGCTGGTCCTGCTCGGTCTGGGTCTCCGGTTCCTCAACCTGCTGGTGAACGCGCGCGTGCGGCGCTGA